Proteins from a single region of Desulfobacter postgatei 2ac9:
- a CDS encoding alpha/beta hydrolase, producing the protein MFRSKLNGFFVLFLFFLASCAPKPSYLKESGSPAGVPPDTKLPFSQYVQESRKNIEQILGALRFAKGHSPFLGDYSPAQAAQMRGPFERLPENGSTGPGKGKGFLLIHGLTDSPYLMRSIADSLHQAYPNGTIRAVLLPGHGTVAGDSMKMKYADWMAITDYGVRSFEKMETISDLYLVGFSTGTALAIRHLQDNPKNPKIKGLILISTAVKAKSGAAFLSPYLRWVKEWLDTFEERDAARYESFSVNAGAEFFLLTKNIMKTKAPIDVPVLMAVSADDQTIDANAARQFFCEQVTARRRGLIWYASRHAERNIDPPCDDIKEVKPGPVDRKFQGTAYRFANYAHTALSMSPSDPHYGVNGKYHHCKAYDTPPDMEDFNKCQKGSAKTIFGEKDIASKAAQKELDYDYWRRGTFNPDYPRLERAMICFADETCDLQNSLEDQ; encoded by the coding sequence ATGTTCAGATCTAAGCTCAACGGGTTTTTTGTGCTTTTTTTGTTTTTCCTTGCTTCCTGTGCGCCGAAACCTTCTTACCTGAAAGAGAGCGGCAGTCCGGCCGGCGTACCTCCGGATACAAAGTTACCCTTCAGTCAATATGTTCAGGAAAGCAGAAAAAATATTGAACAGATCCTGGGTGCCCTGCGGTTCGCAAAGGGGCACAGTCCCTTTCTTGGTGACTATTCGCCTGCCCAGGCAGCTCAAATGCGGGGCCCATTTGAACGCCTTCCGGAAAACGGCAGCACAGGGCCCGGTAAAGGTAAGGGGTTTCTTCTCATTCACGGGCTTACCGACTCCCCCTACCTGATGCGCAGCATTGCCGACTCCCTGCATCAGGCGTATCCCAACGGAACCATCCGGGCTGTGCTCCTGCCCGGCCATGGTACGGTTGCCGGAGACTCCATGAAGATGAAGTATGCGGACTGGATGGCCATCACCGACTATGGGGTTCGCAGCTTTGAAAAGATGGAGACAATTTCCGATCTCTACCTGGTGGGATTTTCCACCGGCACGGCCCTTGCCATTCGTCATCTGCAGGACAACCCCAAAAATCCCAAAATCAAAGGGTTGATCCTGATCTCTACAGCAGTCAAGGCCAAATCCGGTGCTGCCTTTCTCAGCCCCTACCTGCGCTGGGTTAAGGAGTGGCTCGACACGTTTGAAGAACGAGACGCGGCGCGATATGAATCATTTTCCGTCAATGCCGGCGCTGAATTTTTTCTGCTCACCAAAAACATCATGAAAACCAAAGCCCCCATTGACGTGCCGGTACTCATGGCTGTTAGTGCCGATGATCAAACCATTGACGCGAATGCAGCCCGGCAGTTTTTCTGCGAACAGGTGACGGCCCGGCGCCGCGGTCTGATCTGGTATGCATCCCGCCATGCCGAGCGGAATATTGATCCGCCCTGTGACGACATCAAAGAAGTCAAACCGGGGCCGGTGGACCGGAAATTCCAGGGAACCGCATACCGGTTCGCCAACTACGCCCATACGGCCCTGTCCATGAGTCCTTCAGATCCCCATTACGGCGTTAATGGCAAGTATCACCACTGCAAAGCCTATGACACTCCGCCGGATATGGAAGATTTCAATAAATGCCAGAAAGGCTCGGCCAAAACCATTTTCGGAGAAAAGGATATTGCCTCGAAAGCTGCCCAAAAAGAACTGGATTACGATTACTGGCGAAGAGGCACCTTTAACCCGGATTACCCGAGACTGGAACGGGCCATGATCTGCTTTGCCGATGAGACCTGCGATCTTCAGAACTCACTGGAGGATCAATAA
- the pepF gene encoding oligoendopeptidase F: protein MVHQPDTPRKEVLQSDCWDLSPMFQSIGAWESLFQALEKKIPTYENFKGTLSQGPDILLACIEFDHGVSRDMDALYTFSHLKNDEDKTQSDNEGLFQRASNLYTRIGEASSFISPEIQAMPLDQLTRLLDKEAFKPYRFYLEQMIRYIPHTRDAPTEQLLAMAGESLSAPQRIFSQLDNADLNFGRVKTPAGDVLPLTHGNFITFLGNKERSFRKTVFEQYYQTYHDHRHTIAATLGASVKKDLFWARARHFDSARKSALFADNVPEDVYDNLIINVKKSFSPLYRYLDFRKQALGVDDLHMYDTYVQLVPDIDFHMDYEQAVATCIEALEPLGRDYCRTLEQGLLQGWVDRYENKGKQSGAYSSGCYDSNPYILLNYDPNSINSLFTLIHEAGHSMHSFLANKAQPYPTHGYTIFVAEVASTLNEALLARHLLEKYKDDPKMKAYILNREIDNIRGTFFRQTMFAEFEHIIHGLAGENQPLTIKTFTSVYKDLLSVYFGDNMIIDEALTLECLRIPHFYSSFYVYKYATGLAAALGIAQRITDKGKAAVDDYLDFLKLGGAMFPIDELRVAGVDMATITPVQAAASHFESRIRELETLWPSI from the coding sequence ATGGTTCATCAGCCCGACACCCCGAGAAAAGAGGTCCTTCAAAGTGACTGCTGGGATCTGTCCCCGATGTTTCAAAGCATCGGGGCGTGGGAATCGCTTTTCCAGGCGCTGGAAAAAAAAATACCCACCTATGAAAATTTCAAGGGAACCCTTTCCCAGGGACCTGATATCCTTTTAGCCTGCATTGAGTTCGACCACGGTGTCAGTCGGGATATGGACGCTTTGTATACATTTTCCCACCTGAAAAACGATGAAGATAAAACCCAGTCGGACAATGAAGGTCTTTTCCAGCGCGCCTCCAATCTTTACACCCGCATCGGGGAGGCCTCAAGCTTTATTTCACCTGAAATTCAGGCCATGCCCTTAGATCAACTGACGAGACTTCTCGATAAAGAAGCATTTAAACCATACCGGTTTTACCTGGAACAGATGATCCGGTACATTCCCCACACAAGGGATGCACCAACCGAACAGCTCCTGGCAATGGCCGGCGAAAGCTTAAGTGCCCCCCAAAGAATTTTTTCTCAGTTGGACAATGCAGATCTCAATTTCGGTAGGGTAAAAACACCTGCAGGAGACGTACTGCCTTTGACCCACGGAAACTTTATCACTTTTCTGGGAAATAAAGAGAGAAGCTTTCGCAAAACGGTCTTTGAACAGTATTACCAGACATACCATGACCACAGGCACACCATTGCCGCTACATTAGGCGCCTCAGTAAAAAAGGATCTATTCTGGGCAAGGGCGAGGCATTTTGATTCGGCACGAAAATCTGCCCTGTTTGCGGACAACGTCCCGGAAGATGTGTATGACAACCTGATTATCAATGTAAAAAAATCATTTTCACCCCTTTACCGATACCTTGATTTCAGAAAACAGGCCCTGGGTGTTGACGACCTGCACATGTACGACACCTATGTACAGCTTGTCCCTGATATTGACTTCCACATGGACTATGAACAGGCGGTTGCGACCTGCATTGAGGCTCTTGAACCCTTAGGCCGGGACTATTGCCGCACCCTGGAGCAGGGGTTGCTTCAGGGCTGGGTGGACAGATATGAAAACAAAGGCAAACAAAGCGGCGCCTACTCTTCGGGGTGTTACGATTCCAACCCCTATATCCTGCTCAACTATGATCCCAATTCCATTAACAGCCTGTTCACGCTGATTCACGAGGCAGGGCATTCCATGCACTCCTTTCTTGCCAACAAAGCCCAGCCTTACCCCACCCACGGTTACACGATTTTTGTGGCCGAGGTGGCATCCACCCTGAACGAGGCGCTTCTGGCCCGGCATCTTCTGGAAAAATACAAGGATGATCCCAAAATGAAGGCCTACATACTGAACCGGGAGATCGACAATATCCGCGGCACATTTTTCCGCCAGACCATGTTTGCCGAATTTGAACATATCATCCATGGCCTGGCAGGAGAAAACCAGCCCCTGACCATTAAAACCTTCACCTCCGTATATAAAGACCTTTTATCCGTATATTTCGGCGATAACATGATCATTGACGAGGCCCTTACCCTGGAATGCCTGCGCATCCCCCATTTTTATTCTTCCTTTTATGTTTATAAATATGCCACGGGTCTTGCGGCAGCCTTAGGAATAGCCCAGCGCATAACAGACAAGGGTAAGGCTGCCGTGGACGATTACCTTGACTTTCTCAAACTCGGGGGCGCCATGTTTCCCATTGACGAACTCAGGGTGGCGGGAGTGGACATGGCTACCATTACCCCGGTGCAGGCGGCGGCATCTCATTTTGAATCACGGATCAGAGAACTGGAAACCCTGTGGCCGTCCATTTAG
- the tsaA gene encoding tRNA (N6-threonylcarbamoyladenosine(37)-N6)-methyltransferase TrmO: MAVHLEPVHIEPIGVIHTCFKEKFGIPRQPNLAAKAPGMLEFFPEFARPEAVRGLEQFSHIWLVFVFHKVVKKNGKWSSMVRPPRLGGNKKVGVFASRSPFRPNPIGISCVRLEGIESTPKGPVLHLTGVDILDQTPVLDIKPYLPYSDRLDTARDGFAPAPDNKRCQVSFSDMAATQLQEKEKAIPNLMPIITQVLENDPRPAYFDAHLPNLERDIRTDVPQENRVYGIRLFDFDLKWQASGNKIRVLSLDPV; this comes from the coding sequence GTGGCCGTCCATTTAGAACCCGTCCATATAGAACCCATTGGTGTGATCCACACCTGTTTCAAGGAGAAATTCGGCATTCCCCGGCAGCCCAACCTTGCGGCCAAGGCACCGGGGATGCTTGAATTTTTTCCTGAATTTGCAAGGCCCGAGGCTGTCAGAGGACTTGAACAATTTTCCCATATCTGGCTGGTTTTTGTTTTTCACAAGGTTGTGAAAAAGAATGGAAAATGGTCTTCCATGGTACGCCCCCCGCGCCTTGGGGGAAATAAAAAGGTCGGCGTATTTGCCTCCCGTTCCCCGTTCCGGCCCAACCCCATCGGCATCTCCTGTGTCCGGCTTGAAGGCATTGAATCTACACCCAAAGGACCGGTGCTTCACCTGACCGGTGTGGATATCCTGGATCAAACCCCTGTTCTGGACATTAAACCCTATCTGCCCTATTCAGACCGGTTGGACACTGCCCGGGACGGTTTTGCACCGGCTCCGGACAACAAGCGTTGTCAGGTGAGTTTTTCAGACATGGCAGCCACACAGCTCCAGGAAAAGGAAAAGGCAATCCCCAATCTGATGCCCATCATTACCCAGGTGCTGGAAAATGATCCGCGGCCTGCTTATTTCGATGCTCATCTTCCCAATTTGGAAAGAGACATCAGGACGGATGTGCCGCAAGAAAATCGTGTATACGGTATCCGGCTGTTTGACTTTGATCTCAAATGGCAGGCATCAGGAAATAAAATCCGGGTCCTTTCCCTGGACCCGGTTTAG
- a CDS encoding acyl-CoA dehydrogenase has product MAQLISDQRDIDFVVHEILEAHTLSELNDNYADFNKKTIDMVIKEAKNLAIKELLPINKEGDETGCTLENGKVTTPASFKRVFDLFNEGEWLAPTEDPQWGGQGMPFTVAAATAEYFNGANYPFMIYCTLTQGAGHLIEHFGTEAQKKTYLKNMYTGKWTGTMLLTEPEAGSDVGALTTKAIPNADGTYNIVGEKIFISGGEHDLAENIIHPVLARIEGAPAGTRGISLFLVPKYRVNKDGSLGQFNDVICTGIEHKMGIHGNSTCSLSLGTRGNCVGTLLGEENKGMKAMFLMMNAARLLVGVQGFACAGAAYMYALDYAKNRIQGRNLTEIMNPGAPAVPIFRHPDVRRQLMVMKSNVEAMRTLIYYVHYCIDMSKYAATDEEKAKYHGFVEVLTPIAKGYVTDRAFEVCSQGMQVYGGYGFIEEYPMAQLLRDVRITMIYEGTNGIQAMDLLGRKLGMNKGKPVMDLFGEMETTIARAKDIPILEKAATKVEEVVKKLAEVAIHMGTTAMGPKVLAAFANAHPFQDATGDTVFAWMLLWRAVTAAQNLEKAKKKDIPFYQGVIKSLEFYAQTVLPITLGRFAALLNTSAVAVEIEDDMFPS; this is encoded by the coding sequence ATGGCACAGCTAATTTCCGACCAGCGGGACATTGATTTTGTCGTTCACGAAATCCTTGAGGCGCATACCCTTTCAGAACTGAACGACAATTACGCCGACTTTAACAAAAAAACCATTGATATGGTGATTAAAGAGGCAAAAAATCTGGCGATTAAAGAGCTGCTGCCCATAAACAAGGAAGGGGATGAGACAGGCTGCACACTTGAAAACGGCAAGGTCACCACGCCAGCCTCTTTCAAGCGCGTATTTGATCTGTTCAATGAAGGTGAATGGCTGGCCCCCACCGAAGATCCCCAATGGGGCGGCCAGGGGATGCCTTTCACCGTTGCCGCGGCAACAGCCGAATATTTCAACGGGGCCAACTACCCGTTCATGATCTACTGCACCCTCACCCAGGGTGCAGGTCATCTTATTGAACATTTTGGTACCGAAGCACAGAAAAAGACCTATCTTAAAAACATGTACACCGGAAAATGGACCGGCACCATGCTGCTCACCGAACCCGAGGCCGGATCCGATGTCGGGGCACTGACCACCAAAGCCATCCCTAATGCCGACGGCACTTACAACATTGTGGGTGAAAAAATTTTTATTTCCGGCGGCGAACACGATCTGGCAGAAAATATCATCCATCCCGTATTAGCGCGCATTGAAGGGGCACCTGCCGGCACAAGAGGCATCTCATTATTCCTGGTTCCGAAATACAGAGTTAACAAAGACGGGTCTTTGGGGCAATTCAACGATGTCATCTGCACCGGCATTGAGCATAAAATGGGCATCCACGGAAACTCAACCTGCTCCTTGTCTTTAGGGACCAGAGGCAACTGCGTGGGCACCCTTTTAGGCGAAGAAAACAAGGGCATGAAAGCCATGTTTCTCATGATGAACGCTGCCCGCTTACTCGTAGGAGTCCAGGGCTTTGCCTGTGCCGGTGCAGCCTATATGTATGCCCTGGATTATGCAAAAAACCGTATCCAGGGCCGGAACCTGACGGAGATCATGAATCCTGGGGCCCCGGCAGTTCCCATTTTTCGCCATCCTGATGTGCGACGCCAGCTCATGGTGATGAAGTCCAATGTCGAAGCCATGCGTACCTTGATCTACTATGTCCATTACTGCATTGACATGTCCAAGTATGCGGCAACCGACGAAGAAAAAGCCAAATACCACGGCTTTGTTGAAGTCCTCACCCCCATTGCCAAGGGGTATGTCACAGACCGGGCCTTTGAGGTCTGTTCCCAGGGCATGCAGGTTTACGGCGGTTACGGATTCATCGAAGAGTACCCCATGGCCCAGTTGCTGCGAGATGTCAGGATAACCATGATCTACGAAGGAACCAACGGCATCCAGGCCATGGATCTTCTAGGCCGAAAACTTGGCATGAACAAGGGCAAGCCCGTCATGGATCTGTTCGGTGAAATGGAGACGACCATTGCCCGGGCCAAGGATATTCCGATACTTGAAAAAGCGGCGACCAAGGTTGAAGAGGTGGTAAAAAAATTAGCTGAAGTGGCCATCCACATGGGCACCACCGCCATGGGTCCCAAAGTGCTTGCCGCCTTTGCCAACGCCCATCCGTTCCAGGATGCCACCGGTGACACCGTTTTTGCATGGATGCTGCTGTGGCGCGCCGTGACCGCTGCCCAAAACCTTGAAAAGGCCAAAAAGAAAGATATTCCCTTTTACCAGGGAGTCATCAAAAGTCTTGAATTTTATGCCCAGACGGTACTGCCCATCACTCTGGGCCGGTTTGCGGCACTGCTGAACACAAGCGCCGTAGCTGTAGAGATTGAAGACGACATGTTTCCCAGCTGA
- a CDS encoding hybrid sensor histidine kinase/response regulator, with protein sequence MTVFFREQCRKKGETIFHGWSGSLLFLTLIPGLILSTPGLSLAFKAMFSHPFDTGSYNCGITQDRDGFIWVGTPEGIVRWDGYKMKRFSSGPDSLNNDIAPCVFADSSGFRIWVATMGGGLNCYNKRLNKFIYFRHDPGNPASISSDFFNWAPRSIAEDQDGKIWVGTQNGLNLYDPLENTFVRYLPEPGNSNCLSHGSIFTVFVDQENKIWAGTKAGGLNRLDKKTGGITRISLGSFGQPSPDASIHSGPGCINSIIQGPKGFLWIGTAKAGLFRLDPHTLETRQFTHDPHNAQGLASNYVYTLMPDHRGYIWISHSYTDPVGLEVFNTDSETFTSLRHDPDNPLSPREDKIVGFFMDRQGIVWTVGNTGPVDAWDSFAHQFTLYRHNPADRTSLGSNSVFMLYQDSRNTIWVAGGSQGGLSRFNPGTDDFSRAGPVEQNISALYSVYSVCEDSADRLWVGAGDGSLNVYNRENRTLEATYQNPLVAGAPVRGLIQDRLNPELLWLGTLENGIFQFNKKTGKFRQFVHDCTNPRSLSNNVAFNLVNDRQGTLWICTKVGLNRYNPGTDNFQRFTKGKNGLRGNNINDCHEDLKGRFWVSTEDGGLHLFDRESGIFTPVTQAQGLPSGAIRAIQEDDRGRLWLSSDMGLYLFDAKNRKVLDHYSEKDGLQADRFSIFANSALKSREGDLWFSGLSGVNRFHPDRIMKNPYVPPVILISLEQGGRPLDTGKAPELIQSIHLPWQRNFFEFEFSVLNFTRPGNNEYAYFLEGFETQWNRTETRRYGKYTNLPGGTYTLRLFGSNNNGVWNEKGKAIRIQVDNPPWKRTWAYVACIAACIGIWIGGLRLAHKRVEKKIKAQAEELEKARRITEQLRAIDRMKSELLKKQDQVENELVKNKQKLEEMVKERTLALKAAKEKAEAASQAKGEFLANMSHEIRTPLNLVIGFSDIIYKEVQDEVIKEYVATIRSAGNSLLAMLNDILDLSKAESGSFPLKYAPFDLEGLLKELNKIYANTARIKGLEFSLEIEKELPSIIVLDRVRLRQILMNITGNAIKFTSSGFVKLTAGYRQFENEKRFSELFFIIEDSGIGIAPDQKRLIFERFSQQKGQDFDTYGGTGIGLSISEKIVAAMGGTIEVNSTPGNGSRFLVTIPNVKSEAGKTKLLPCDAVMAQAEGKEEILNLFPPPKCDTPMAIEKLKELLTLLREEMLDRWEYLNEALIMGNVQAFAEEIVELGQTYGYAPLRIWGEAVSKQAKTFDMVSLPDTLKCFPNLIDQLSRLVDT encoded by the coding sequence ATGACGGTATTTTTCAGGGAACAATGTCGTAAAAAGGGGGAGACCATCTTCCATGGGTGGTCCGGCAGCCTTCTATTTCTCACCCTAATCCCGGGCCTGATTTTATCCACCCCAGGCCTATCGCTGGCCTTCAAAGCCATGTTTTCCCACCCTTTTGACACAGGATCCTATAATTGCGGCATTACCCAGGACCGTGACGGATTTATCTGGGTGGGAACCCCCGAAGGAATAGTCCGGTGGGACGGATATAAGATGAAGCGTTTCTCATCGGGCCCGGATTCCCTCAACAACGATATTGCGCCCTGTGTGTTTGCGGACAGTTCCGGTTTCCGGATCTGGGTGGCCACCATGGGGGGCGGGTTAAATTGTTACAACAAGCGGTTAAATAAATTTATCTATTTCCGGCATGATCCTGGGAATCCGGCCAGCATCAGTTCGGACTTTTTCAACTGGGCCCCCAGGAGCATTGCCGAAGACCAGGACGGGAAGATATGGGTCGGGACCCAAAACGGCCTAAATCTTTACGATCCCCTTGAGAATACCTTTGTCCGTTACCTTCCCGAACCCGGGAATTCCAACTGCCTGAGCCACGGGAGTATCTTCACGGTTTTTGTTGACCAGGAAAACAAAATATGGGCCGGAACCAAGGCCGGGGGGCTGAATCGCCTTGATAAGAAAACAGGGGGTATTACCCGGATTTCCTTGGGGTCTTTTGGACAGCCATCCCCGGATGCCTCAATACATTCCGGCCCAGGATGCATCAACAGCATCATCCAGGGACCAAAGGGATTTCTCTGGATCGGTACGGCCAAAGCCGGGCTCTTTCGTCTGGATCCCCATACCCTTGAGACCCGGCAATTTACCCATGATCCCCACAACGCCCAGGGACTGGCCAGCAACTATGTTTACACGCTCATGCCCGATCACAGGGGGTATATCTGGATTTCCCACTCCTATACCGACCCTGTCGGGCTGGAAGTTTTTAACACCGATTCAGAAACATTCACATCCCTGCGCCATGATCCGGATAACCCCTTAAGCCCCAGAGAGGACAAGATCGTTGGCTTTTTCATGGATCGCCAGGGCATTGTCTGGACCGTGGGAAATACAGGTCCAGTAGATGCCTGGGACAGCTTTGCCCACCAGTTTACCCTCTACCGCCACAATCCCGCAGATCGCACAAGCCTGGGATCCAACTCAGTGTTTATGCTCTACCAGGATAGCCGGAACACCATCTGGGTTGCCGGCGGGAGTCAGGGCGGACTTTCCCGGTTCAATCCCGGAACAGATGATTTTTCCAGGGCAGGCCCGGTTGAACAAAATATTTCTGCTCTATATTCGGTATATTCGGTGTGCGAGGACAGTGCCGACCGGTTATGGGTGGGGGCAGGTGACGGGTCCCTGAATGTATACAACCGGGAGAACCGAACCCTGGAAGCGACCTACCAGAATCCCCTGGTGGCCGGAGCGCCTGTCAGGGGGTTGATTCAGGACCGTCTCAATCCGGAATTGCTTTGGTTAGGCACCCTGGAAAACGGCATATTCCAATTCAATAAGAAGACCGGCAAATTCCGGCAATTTGTCCACGACTGTACCAACCCCCGAAGTCTGAGCAACAACGTGGCGTTTAACCTTGTTAATGACCGGCAGGGAACCCTGTGGATTTGTACAAAAGTCGGGCTGAACCGTTATAACCCCGGCACAGACAACTTTCAGCGGTTTACTAAAGGAAAAAACGGTCTTCGGGGGAACAATATCAATGACTGCCATGAGGATCTAAAGGGCCGCTTCTGGGTAAGTACCGAAGATGGGGGATTGCATCTTTTTGACAGAGAAAGCGGGATCTTTACCCCTGTCACACAGGCACAGGGTTTGCCCTCCGGAGCTATACGGGCCATACAGGAAGATGACAGGGGACGGCTTTGGCTCAGTTCTGATATGGGGCTGTATCTCTTTGACGCCAAGAACCGGAAGGTTCTGGATCATTACTCGGAAAAAGACGGACTCCAGGCAGACAGGTTCAGTATTTTTGCCAATAGTGCCCTGAAAAGCCGGGAGGGCGACCTCTGGTTCTCGGGCCTTTCAGGGGTGAACCGGTTCCATCCGGACCGGATCATGAAAAATCCCTATGTCCCGCCGGTAATCCTGATTTCCCTTGAGCAGGGAGGACGTCCGCTTGATACTGGAAAGGCCCCGGAACTCATTCAAAGTATCCATCTGCCCTGGCAGCGAAATTTTTTTGAATTCGAATTTTCAGTCCTGAATTTTACCCGTCCCGGGAACAATGAATATGCCTATTTTCTTGAAGGCTTTGAAACCCAATGGAACCGCACCGAAACGCGGCGGTACGGCAAGTACACCAACCTGCCCGGGGGTACATATACCCTGCGGCTGTTCGGCAGCAACAACAATGGGGTATGGAACGAAAAGGGCAAGGCCATCAGAATCCAGGTGGATAACCCCCCTTGGAAGCGGACTTGGGCCTATGTGGCCTGCATTGCAGCCTGCATCGGGATCTGGATAGGGGGCTTGCGTCTTGCCCATAAGAGAGTAGAAAAAAAAATAAAGGCCCAGGCGGAAGAACTGGAAAAGGCAAGGCGCATCACCGAGCAACTCCGGGCCATTGACAGGATGAAATCCGAGTTGCTCAAAAAACAGGACCAGGTGGAGAACGAACTTGTTAAAAACAAGCAGAAACTTGAAGAGATGGTTAAGGAGCGGACCCTGGCGCTTAAAGCCGCAAAGGAGAAGGCAGAGGCTGCCAGCCAGGCCAAGGGCGAGTTTTTGGCCAATATGAGCCATGAAATCCGGACGCCCCTGAACCTGGTCATCGGATTTTCCGATATCATATATAAGGAGGTTCAGGATGAGGTGATTAAAGAGTATGTGGCCACCATCCGTTCTGCCGGTAATTCACTTCTGGCCATGCTCAACGATATCCTTGATCTGTCAAAGGCGGAATCCGGGAGCTTTCCACTGAAATATGCACCATTTGATCTTGAAGGACTGTTGAAGGAGCTCAACAAGATCTATGCGAATACAGCCCGGATCAAGGGGCTTGAATTTTCCCTGGAGATAGAAAAAGAACTCCCCTCCATCATTGTTCTGGACAGGGTCAGACTCAGACAGATCCTGATGAATATAACAGGAAACGCCATTAAATTCACCTCGTCCGGATTTGTCAAACTCACGGCCGGGTACCGGCAATTTGAAAACGAGAAGAGGTTTTCAGAACTTTTCTTTATCATCGAAGACAGTGGGATCGGCATTGCCCCTGACCAGAAAAGACTGATATTTGAAAGGTTCAGCCAGCAAAAGGGCCAGGACTTTGATACCTATGGCGGAACCGGGATTGGGCTTTCCATATCCGAAAAAATAGTGGCGGCCATGGGCGGCACCATTGAGGTGAACTCAACCCCGGGAAACGGCAGCCGATTTCTGGTGACCATTCCCAATGTCAAAAGTGAGGCAGGGAAGACAAAACTCCTGCCCTGCGACGCTGTTATGGCACAAGCCGAAGGGAAAGAGGAAATCCTCAACCTCTTTCCCCCGCCCAAATGCGATACACCCATGGCGATTGAAAAACTCAAGGAGTTGTTGACCCTGCTCAGGGAAGAGATGCTGGACAGGTGGGAATACCTCAATGAAGCCCTGATCATGGGAAATGTCCAAGCCTTTGCCGAAGAGATCGTCGAACTTGGCCAAACCTATGGATACGCCCCCCTGCGGATATGGGGGGAAGCGGTATCCAAACAGGCCAAAACTTTTGATATGGTTTCGCTTCCAGACACCTTGAAATGCTTTCCGAACCTGATTGACCAACTTTCCCGCCTTGTAGACACCTGA
- a CDS encoding DUF523 domain-containing protein → MEKILISACLLGQPVRYDGRSCPFKCSLIDLWQAKGLLVPVCPEMDGGLPVPRPPAEISPGGGPGVWAGTARVTTRQVDVTAFFIKGAQAALDKAVACGIKTALLKQKSPSCGSCRIYDGSFSRSLVAGMGVTTAFLRQNGIMVFGEDQINQLPQAIAHNK, encoded by the coding sequence ATGGAAAAGATACTGATTTCAGCCTGTCTTCTGGGACAGCCGGTGCGCTATGACGGCAGGTCCTGTCCCTTTAAATGCTCACTCATTGACCTGTGGCAGGCCAAAGGGTTGCTGGTTCCGGTCTGTCCGGAAATGGACGGTGGCCTTCCCGTACCCCGGCCGCCGGCAGAGATCTCCCCGGGCGGTGGTCCTGGGGTGTGGGCGGGAACGGCCCGGGTGACGACTCGGCAGGTCGATGTAACGGCGTTTTTTATCAAAGGCGCACAGGCCGCTTTGGACAAAGCTGTTGCCTGTGGTATCAAAACGGCCCTTTTAAAACAAAAGAGTCCGTCCTGCGGAAGTTGCCGGATCTATGACGGCAGTTTCAGCCGGTCTCTTGTGGCGGGTATGGGTGTGACAACCGCATTTTTAAGACAGAACGGTATTATGGTGTTTGGTGAGGATCAGATAAATCAATTGCCACAGGCCATTGCCCACAACAAATAA
- a CDS encoding FRG domain-containing protein, which translates to MPDIIVDSWGMLQEELFKGAWNDAIQRYRPPFVYRGLSDASYRLETSLMRLGGPFWSLEKHLLRNFRKYSRAQGREEPDSFWHLLAVAQHHGLPTRLMDWTYSPYIALHFALANLERFDLDGVIWRINYEQVHERLPSELKGQLAAEGAQAFTVELLTSIGQERPDCHAGEKTFHQYVETLTQFDALGGSEEFLLFFEPPSIDERIVNQYALFSVMPNPCRVIDDWLNRHADLFQRIIIPANLKWECRDKLDLCNITERVLFPGLDGLGSWLKRHYSPKK; encoded by the coding sequence ATGCCGGACATCATAGTAGATTCCTGGGGCATGCTCCAGGAGGAATTGTTTAAAGGTGCCTGGAATGATGCCATTCAAAGGTACCGGCCACCCTTTGTGTACCGGGGGCTGTCCGATGCATCCTACCGCCTTGAAACCTCCTTGATGCGTCTGGGCGGACCGTTCTGGTCCCTTGAAAAGCACCTGCTGCGTAATTTCCGTAAATATTCCAGGGCCCAGGGGCGGGAAGAGCCTGATTCCTTCTGGCACCTTCTGGCTGTGGCCCAGCACCACGGGCTGCCCACCCGCCTCATGGACTGGACCTATTCACCCTATATTGCCCTCCACTTTGCCCTGGCCAACCTTGAGCGGTTTGACCTGGACGGGGTGATCTGGCGGATAAATTATGAACAGGTCCATGAGCGGTTGCCTTCCGAACTTAAAGGACAACTGGCCGCAGAAGGGGCCCAGGCGTTTACCGTGGAGCTGCTCACCAGTATCGGCCAGGAAAGGCCGGACTGTCATGCAGGGGAAAAAACCTTTCATCAGTATGTTGAAACCTTAACCCAGTTTGATGCCCTGGGCGGGTCCGAGGAGTTCCTGCTCTTTTTTGAGCCGCCATCCATTGACGAACGCATCGTGAACCAATATGCGCTTTTTTCGGTCATGCCCAATCCATGCCGGGTAATTGATGACTGGCTGAACCGTCATGCCGACCTTTTCCAGCGCATCATTATTCCCGCGAACCTTAAATGGGAATGCCGGGATAAACTGGATCTGTGCAATATCACGGAGCGTGTGCTGTTTCCCGGCCTTGACGGGCTGGGGTCCTGGTTGAAGCGTCATTACAGCCCCAAAAAATGA